The sequence GACAGTTTACATTATATACTGAATGAGGAAGAAAAACCCAGGCTGTTTGGTTCAGTGATTGAAAACAACAATGGCGTATTCAAAATTTCCCGTACCTGGGGTAAAATAAGTGATTTTAATAACAGGGAGTTTATCATTGAAAGCCTTCCGGCTGATATCGCTACGGAAAGGGTTATCCCGTCGATTTACGTGCAGAAAACGAACGATTACTCCAATATACTGGATATATCTTTTAGTTCCACGGATAAAGACCTGGCTGCAGACTTCATTAATTCCTTAATGCGACAATATGGTGAGTCAACCATTGAAGATAAAAATACCATAGCGAAGAATACGATCCAGTTTATTAATGACAGGGTTGACTCCCTGCAATCTGAATTGTTTGGTGTTGAAAACAAACTGCAGCGTTTTGCAGAAAGTAATAAAGGGATAGCGCTTGAATCACAGGCCCAGTTGTATGTGGCCGGTATTTCTGACCTTGACACAAAGATCAATGAAGTGTCTGTTAAAAAGAAGATACTGGAATGGCTGCGGTCGTATATACAAAGTGAGAAAAACCGGGAGAATACCGTGCCTGTGAACCTGGGTGTGGATGAGCCGTCAATGGCGCCATTAATTACAGCATACAATGAAATGATGGTGCAGAAAGCGGCATTGTTGAAAACCACCACGATCAATAATCCCAAGGTGGTTGAGATGACGGTGAGTCTCGAAAAAATGAAAGCAGATATCAGTGAGGCGCTGAATAGTGTTGAAAAATCCTATAATATTTCACTTACGCAGCTTCAGCAGCGATATGCCGAGACCGAACGTAAGGCAGTTGGAGTGCCAGGAAAAACACGGCAACAATTGAATATAGAAAGGCAGCAGAATATTAAGGAGGGCCTGTATTTGTTGCTGTTATCCAAAAAGGAAGAAGTTGCCATTGGGGCTGCGGCGGTGTTGCCAAATTCCAGGATATTGGAACAGGCCACAGAGCGGGCAAAAATCGTAGCGCCCATTGCCAGTTCGGTGTACATGAAATTTATATTGTTGGGCCTCGCTATCCCAATCGCCATTATTGCGCTGATTGAATTCCTGAATGATAAAATTTCGGTTCGTAATGATATTGAAAAACAGACCAATGTTCCCATTGCGGGAGAAGTGGGTCGCTCAGTAGATGCTGCATCCTTAGTGGTGACCAAACAAAACAGGAGTTTTATTACAGAGCAATTCAGAGCGATCCGGACCAATATGACCTACCTGGCAGCAAAATCGAAAAGGCCGGTGATTTTAGTGACCTCCTCTATGAGCGGTGAGGGTAAGTCATTTGTGAGTACCAATGTAGGCGCAGCTTTTGCCCTTGCCGGCAAAAAGACACTGATCCTTGAGTTTGATATCCGCAAGCCTAAAGTGGCGGCTAATTTGGGGATTTCGACCAGGAAGGGCTTGTCCAGCTTTTTGATCACTAACGAAGACCCGGATGATCTCGTCTATAGTATCGAAAATGTGGACAACCTGTTTATGATCCCCTGCGGATTAATACCGCCCAATCCTTCCGAAATGTTGTTGTTGCCCAGGATGGAAGAATTATTCGACTGGGCTAAATCAAATTATGATGTGGTGATCATTGATTCTGCACCAATTGGGGTTGTGAGTGATGCCATAACCCTGGGAAAGTATGCTGATGTGACCCTCTATATTGTCCGTATGGGTTATACCCTGAAGCGGGTGATGGAATTTATTGAAAAACTTTACCAGGAAAGACGCCTGCCCAATATGGCAGTTGTCGTGAATGATGTAGCCACAAAGGGTAGTTATGGTTACGGGTATGGCTATGGATATGGGTATGGATCAGGAAGTTCAGTTAAGGATTATTTTGATAATACAGCCCCAAAGAAAAAATCTATATTCTCCCGGTTTTTTGGAACCAAATAAAAAAACCGGCTTATTAATTAATCAAGAAAACGAATGACGACTGAACAAATAAAGTTCAACCCTGAAGCTGACATCGCTGGTAATTCCGAATGGACCACCGTCATCCAGCCCAAACGCGGTTGGCTGGATATTGACCTCAAGGAGATTTGGCGGTACAGGGACCTGCTGATGTTATTGGTGAAAAGGGATTTTGTTGCCTTCTATAAGCAAACCATCCTGGGTCCTGTCTGGTTTTTTATCCAACCTTTACTAACTACACTGATGTTCCTGGTTGTTTTTGGCCGCATTGCCAGGTTGTCAACGGATGGCGTACCACCGATCTTGTTTTACCTGGCCGGGGTTACCTGCTGGAGTTATATTTCAGAATGCCTGACAAAGACTTCGGATACATTTATAACGAATGCAAATATTTTCGGTAAAGTGTATTTTCCGAGGGTGGTCATACCGGCAGCTGTCGTGATCTCCAACCTTGTCAGGTTTAGCATTCAGCTATGTTTATTTTTGTCGGTATGGGTGTATTACCTGACACGCACCGGATCTACCATCCATCCCAACCGTATGATATTACTGGTTCCTTTCCTTGTGCTGATCATGGCATTATTGAGCCTGGGGCTTGGCATTATCTTTTCATCCCTGACGACAAAATACCGGGATTTGCGTTTTTTGCTGACATTCGGTATTCAATTACTGATGTATGCTACGCCTGTCGTGTACCCGTTGTCATTAACCAGTGAGAAATACCGGTGGCTGATCCTGGCCAATCCTTTTTCAGCTTTAGTGGAAACCTTCCGGTATGCCTTTACAGGCAGCGGTACGTTCAGCTGGTATAACCTGGGATACAGTGCATTGTGCATGCTGGTCATCCTGGCAACAGGTATTATTATTTTCAATAAGGTGGAAAGGACCTTCATGGATACAGTTTAAAAAAGTTATACGTATGTCAGAAGTAGCCATAATGGCGGAGAATGTTTCGAAACTGTACCGTTTAGGGGAGATAGGCACAGGTACCCTTTCCCATGATCTAAACCGCTGGTGGGCATCCATAAGAGGTAAGGAAGATCCTTATATGAAATTGGGCCAGTCCAACAAAAGGGATGAAAAAGGCAGTGACTGGGTATGGGCCTTGCAGGATATCAATTTTGAATTGAATGAAGGCGAGGTGCTTGGGATTATCGGCCGAAATGGTGCAGGCAAATCCACTTTACTCAAATTACTCTCCCGCATTTCAAACCCAACGACCGGTGTAATAAAAGCCCGCGGCCGGATAGCCAGTTTACTGGAAGTGGGCACCGGGTTTCACCCGGAATTAACCGGCAGGGAAAATATTTTTTTAAATGGGGCGATACTGGGCATGACCAAGGCAGAGATCAAACGGAAATTTGATGAGATCGTGGACTTTGCCGGCGTTACCCGTTATATAGATACTCCGGTGAAACGGTACAGCAGCGGGATGTATGTGCGGCTGGCCTTTGGCGTGGCTGCTCACCTGGAGCCTGAAATCCTGATTGTAGATGAAGTGTTGGCCGTAGGGGATGCGGAATTCCAGAAAAAAGCCCTGGGGAAAATGAAATCAGTCAGCCAGAATGATGGCCGGACTGTTTTATTTGTCAGCCATAATATGGCCAGCATCAGTACGCTTTGCACCAAAGGATTGATGATGCAAAATGGACAGGTGGCCTACCAGGGTGATATTGAGGAAACCATCAGGCAATACAACCAGAGTTCGGGATCAGGGTCAAACCAGGTAGATGGGTTTTATGACCTGGAGAAGTTTAATGACCCGGCTTTGAATATAAAAATTACGAGCGCCCAGATCTATTGTGATAAAGTGCGGACCGGTACCCTGTTAACCGGATCAAATGTTGTCTTTGAATTTTCCTATACCTTAAAGAACGAAGCAACCTTAAGAGAATTTGGGATTATGGTGAAGAATGGCGCCGAAGAATTTGTTTTTGAAGTGGACACCAATCACCTGGGTGAAAAGATCGATGACCGGGTTACGGAAGGCACGATCCGGTTCGAGTTTCCCGAGTTCAGGTTATTTGGTAATGAAGATTTTATCATTGACTATTATTTTGGTGATGCCCAGTTGAGGCGCTCCTTCCTGTTTAAGGACCTGATTCGGTTCAGCCTCCTGAGTACGGATGTATATAATTCAGGAAAGATTTTACAGTCCAAGTACAATAAGTTTTACCAGGATGTTATTTTTTCACAATAAGAACTGCAGCTAAGATTTGAATAACCAGGGCGCTGCCAAAAGTGCATATTACCCACAGCTCGATTTCCTGCGGTTTGTTGCCGTTACCCTGGTGATCCTGGAGCATTGGTTCGGATCTGCATTATCCAGGAATTTTGAATTTGGGTATTTAGGAGTATTGTTGTTTTTTGTCTTAAGCGGCTTCCTGATTTCCGGGATACTTTTGAAGAATAGGGCCATGATAGATGCCGGAATGGTAAGCAAAAGGGAAACGCTGAAGGTGTTTTATATACGCAGGACTTTAAGGATATTCCCGGTATATTATTTCCTGTTACTCTTCTTGTTTATATTTTCATTTGAAGGCATCCGGCAAAAGGCCTTATGGTATTTTCTATACGCTTCCAATATATATACCTATATACAGCAGGAATGGGATGGCATGATTGGCCCATTCTGGTCATTGGCGGTAGAAGAACAATTTTACCTGGTCTGGCCCTTGCTGATGCTGGTTATGCCGGTAAGAAAAATGCCGGCATTTTTCGGTACTTGCCTGCTCCTCGCACCCGTTTTCAGGCTATTGTCCATTGTCTTTGCCAATCATTTTTCTGAAGCCCCGTTGGATACTTTATCCATGCGGGTGCTGATGCCATCCTGCATAGATTCTTTTGCAGCGGGTGGCTTGCTCGCATTCTGGCGCCAGGACGAAAATACAGGCAGTAAATGGTTGAAGTATTTAAATAATAAGTACTTAGTATCAGGACTGGTTGTTATCGCTTATATTTTATTAAGGTATAAGGAAAACTTCCTGTTTTATTTATTGTTCCCATCCGTGTTTAGCTTTTTGAGCGTAACCATGATAGCTGCCCTGCTGGTAAAAGCAAAAGGATTAAAAGGTGTGATATTTAATAATCCGTTCCTGTTACATCTTGGAAAAATTAGTTATGGCCTGTATTTGTTCCATGGACCCTTTCCGTTGATCTTCAGCATAGTGGATGTTGTATTAGGAAAGCTGCATAAAGGTTTTACAATATATCATATACTGGCGGGGTTGCCTAAGACAACCAGGAGCCTTGTTTGGGTAGTTTACCTGGTTGGGCTGGCCAGCCTTTCGTATTATATCCTTGAAAAGCCCTTTAATAAGTTAAAGGATAAATTTTTGTATAAATGAGTGTGGATGGCCGGGCGCCAATGGTTTCGGTGGTAATGCCGGTATATAATGCAGCCCCATTTTTGAGGCCGGCAATTGACAGCATATTGAAGCAGACTTATCCTGATTTTGAGTGTATTTTAATAAATGATGGTTCAACGGATAGTTCGGCGGAGATCATCCGATCCTATTCAGACCCACGGATAAAGTTAATTGAACAGCAAAACCAGGGTGTAGCTAAAACCCTGAATAATGCCCTGGGCTATATCCGGGGCAAGTATACCTGGCGGCATGATGCTGATGATACCAGCCTTCCCGGAAAACTTGAATCGCAGGTTGCTTTCCTGGAGGCCCATCCTGAATTTGCGTTATGTGCAACCCAGGTTGCATTCATGACTGAACGGGGCAAGATCGCATGGGATTATCGCCAGCCCCGGAATGATTTTTTTGGCGATAAGCCTTATTTGGAGGTAAGCCGTGCCGATTTTAAACCCTATAGCCCAATCACGCATGCAACAGTATTGATCCGGACCGATGCCTTAAAGGATTTGGGCGGGTATAGAACTGCTTTTAAGACCGCCGAGGATGTAGACCTATGGTTGCGGCTTTTACAGAAGTATAGGGCCGTTGTACTGAATCAATGTGATTATTTTGTGCGGTTGAACAGGAGTTCCGCAACACAAGTGCAGGGTTGGAAGAATGCGTTCTTTAGGAATCTTGCTTTTGAATATTACGACCAGCGCAATAATAAGGGGCAGGATAACCTGGAAAGAGGGGAGCAGGTGGTTTTGCCAGAACCACCAACAATTAACCACCAAAACAGGGAAACCTTAACTGGCAAGGTTATGCGGCATGATTTATTGGATTACAATTATCGCCTCCATTTGAATGCAAAGGATTGGTTGGCCTGTGTAGAAATGGCAAAATATTCAATAAGGGACGGATGGAAGCTGGCAGAAACATGGAAGGCATTGGTCTTTCCATTTTTAGCGCCATGGTTTGTTGGAAGTATTGTGAAAATGAAAAAACGATTTAAATAATCATTTGGAAACAAAAGAGAACCATAAGTTTTATACACAACTGGAAGGGCTAAGAGGTATTGCTGTTCTGATGGTATTAACCTCCCATTTTATTATAATGAAAAACTTTCCCGGATTGAAATTTCTTGAACTGGGTTTCTGGGGTGTAAATATATTTTTTGTACTCAGTGGTTTTTTAATTACTGAAATATTGTTGAAGGAGATTTATGCAAATAATAGTGCAAAAGACATATTGCGCCGTTTCTATTTGAAACGGACCTTACGCATCTTCCCGATCTATTATTTGATTATTATATTATTAGCCATATTTAAAGTCGGCGGCACTGAATCGGCGCTTAAATGGTCCCTGACTTATACGCTTAATATCCAGGAGATTTGGTTTGGCGGCATACCAAATGTTATTTTTCATTTTTGGTCGTTATGTGTGGAAGAGCAATTCTATATCATTTGGCCATTTTTGTTACTACTGGTTCCGTCATTCTTTCATAAGAGGATCATATTATTTATACTATTTGGTGCCGCCTTGCTGCGATTTTGTTTTGCCTATTGGCAGGTAAAAAATTATATTTCATTCAATCATGATTCCATGTTTACCTGTATGGATGCGCTTGGTACCGGGGCATTACTTGCTTACTTGAAACTGAATGAGCCCGAGCGGTTAAAAAAAATATTAGAGAGATTTTGGGTGCCGTTACTACTAATTTCATCCTTTTTTTTGATAAGTTATTATAGCATAAAGTACGAAATTGTAATGCAGTCCCTTGGTCGGCTAGTTTGTGCTTTCACTGGTTTTTATTTGGTTGGTTGGGGCGCAATGCACATTGAGACAAGGTTGGGTAAAGTTTTTGAAAACCCCGCGGCCAGGTATGTGGGAAAGATCTCCTATGGGGTCTATTTGTTCCATTGGATTTTGTATTTTCTATATGCAAAGCAATTCAGTGAATGGTTCAAAGGGTTTTTTAAAGGGAAATCAACTTTGATATATTTTAATACATGGTTTTTTACCTTTATTGTTTTTGTGTTGGCTACAATTGCTGTCGCTTCATTGTCATATTATTTAATAGAAAAACCACTTCTGCGATTAAAAAGCAGGATATCTTAGAATTTAATGCGTAAGGTTTCTGTAATTGTCCCTTTGTTTAACAGGGCGGACATAATATCCCATACGATTGATAGCGTCATCAACCAAACCCATGAAAATTGGGAATTGCTGATTGTTGATGATGAATCATCAGATAACAGCGTTCAGGTTGTGACTGCTTATTCGGTAAATGATGACCGGATAAATTTGATTCAAAGAGTTACCCAGACCAGGGGTGGGAATGCCTGCCGGAATATCGGCTTAAAACAGGCAACCGGGGATTATGTAATATTCCTCGATTCTGATGATTTGCTTAAACCGCATTGTTTTGAAACGAGAATTAAAAGTATTGAAAGCGCACAGGGGTTGAATTTTGCGGTTTTCCCCGGTGCTACTTTTCAAGATGATAGGGGGACGCCGCGTCATTTCTGGAATATCGAAACCGGGCTGGAAGATTATATCCGGTTTTTACAGTTGGATAGTCCCTGGCAAACTACAGGGGTGATTTGGACAAGGGATTTCCTGTTTGAGCGTAATTTATCCTGGGATGAGCGCCTGGCTATATGGCAGGATGTGGATTTCCACTTGAATATATTGCTTTTAAATCCTGTTTATAAAGTGTTTTGGGAAATGGATATAGATTATCTTATCAGGGAGAATAGTGCAGACAGCGTAAGCAGGGTTGGCTATTTTAAAGCGGATAAAGTAAATTCGCGCGTTAGCTTTTTCCAAAAGTATCTTACTGTCTTATCTGAAAAGAAAAAAGGCACAAGGCAATTGAGGAAGGTTTTTTTCATTGTACTGAAGTCCCTTTCAGTTCATAGAAATTGGCCCCTGGTTAAAGAGATCATTGCAAAAAGTTTAACATATGGAGTGATAACTAAATATGAATCAGTTCGGTTGTTATGTGCGGTTTTAATGGCTAAGATTACCCGGAATAGAATACTTGTTTTCCCTGGAAAGAAGATTGAATTATGGATAGACAATCAACCTGCTGATACTTTACAAAAAGTGCCTTATGTTGAACGTAATTCCCAATAGTAATGTCAGCTGAACTGAAGAAAGACATCCTTATTTCTATTGTTATCCCTGTAAAAAACGGTGATAAATGGATTGAGAAATGTATTCAAGGTATCATTGATCAGACACTATTCCCGAAATCTGAGATAATTGTGCTTGATTCTGGTTCCACTGACAGCACATTAGCGATATTGGCAAATTATCCTGTTCAGGTCATTCATATTCCTCCAAATGAATTCAACCATGGTCTAACCAGGAATCACGGGGTACAGGTAGCCAAAGGCAAATTTGTCGTAATGACTGTTCAGGATGCAAATCCGGTTGATAACCGATGGCTGGAGAAATTGTTAGAGTGTTTTGAGGATGAAGCAGTTGCCGGAGTATGTGGTCAGCAAATTGTGCCACATGATATTGATAAGAATCCTGTAGATTGGTATTTGCCTGTATCTGAACCAGCTATAAAAATATTTAATTTTTCAAAGGAAGAGTTTGATTTATTTTCTCCTGATCAAAAAGCTGCAATATGCAGTTGGGATAATGTGAATGCAATGTATAGGAGAATATCATTATTACAAATCCCATTTAGAAATTCCTTGTTTGGTGAAGATGCAATTTGGGCGCTGGACGCTATTCAAATGGGAAAAACAATAGTTTACCAGCCAAGTGCCAGGGTCTTTCATTATCACAATGAAAACAGGGATTTTGTATTCAAAAGACATTTTACTACTAATTATTTCAGGTATATATATTTTGGGGTAATACCTGCGAAACCTAAGTTAACCTTGAGAAGAAGAATCAGTATAATTAAGATCATTTTTTTTCGGACTAAAAATATTAGTCTAAGGAATCGGTGCTTATGGTGGAAGTATAATATAGAGAGATTTAAAGGGAAATCAGATGCCTATAAAATATTTATAGAATCAATTAAAATAAGTAAGGAAGAACTGGATGCTGTTCATGAAAAGTATTGTGGTATTCCTCCTCTCGCCCCAAAATCCAAATAACTAATTGGTTCATTAATTTGCTACTTAATATTTTCGGGTTTTAGATTGTAAATTTCTATAATAAATGAATAGAATTAAATTCTTTTTAAATCATCCTACTCAATTTTTTGCAGTTGTATTAGCTATTTTTTTTCCCAGATTTAGGTTCTTTAGGGAAACTAATGAGTATAGTGATAAGATTACATTTAATGTTTGGTTTATTCAAAAGGTATTGGGCTTTAATCGAAATGCATATTGGCCAATGCATCACTCAAGTAGGGTGGTAGGTGTTGAAAATATAGTTATTGGAATAGATACAAACCCAGGATTTCATCCTGGATGTTATATTCAGGGGACTGGAAAACTTGTCATAGGGGATTATTCTAGAATAGGGGCAAATACTGGTTTGTTAAGTGGAAACCATAGTGTATATGATCATAAGATATATGAAGCAAAGGAAACCATAATAGGTAAATATTGCTGGATCGGTATGAATTCTGTTATACTTCCCGGGGTTGTTCTTGGTGATTACACTAAAGTAGCAGCAGGTTCAGTAGTCACAAAGTCGTTTCCTGCTGGATACTGTATAATTGGTGGTAATCCAGCCAAGATTATAAAGGAATTGGATCCCGATAAAGTTGTCAGTCATAAGTATAAATCGGAGTATGTTGGTTACATCCCAAAGAATAAATTCGACTCCTTCCGGAAGAAACATTTAAACTCTTAATACCTAGTATAATGAATGCACCTCCTTTGGTAAGTGTATTAATGACGTCCTATAACAGGGAAAAGTATATTACAAATGCAATTCAAAGTGTACTTGATTCAGATTTTACGGATTACGAATTGATAATTGTTGATGATATTTCAAAGGATAATACATTTGCGATTGCAAAAGAATTTGAAAAAGTGGATTCACGTGTAAAAGTATTCCAAAACGCTAAGAATCTAGGGGATTATCCAAATAGGAATTGTGCTGCTTCATATGCTAAGGGAAAATATTTAAAGTATGTAGATGCGGATGATTTGATATATCCCTGGGGTTTGGGCCTTCTTGTTAAAATGATGGAGTTATTTCCAAATGCTGGTTATGGACTTTGTTCATTGAAACAGGATGATAATCGAATATACCCATTTGAACTTTCACCTTCAGAGGCGTATAAATATAACTATAAAGGATCTGGTATTTTTAATAAAGCACCATTGTCTTCTATCATTTTGAGGGAAGCATACCTGAAAGTTGGTGGATTTAGGGAAATCAGGATGGCTGGTGATTTTGATATGTGGCATCGGTTATCACAAATTTATCCTGTTGTTTTAATGCCCCAAGGAATTGTTTGGTATAGAAAACATAGTGAACAGGAAATGAATTCACATAAAAATTATGTTCAAGTGTATGAAGGGCTTAAAATTGGTTATTTGAAATCCGATTTATGTCCCCTTGATAAGGAATTTATTAGCCAGATATTGAAAAAAAATAAAAGGCATATACAGCGTAAACTTGCTCTTGATTTGATAAAATTGAGATGGTCAGATTTTAGCATTGGTGTAAAAAAATTAAAGCAATATTAAACTTGTTGCCTAGTAATATTTCTGGAACTCAGGACATCATTTTCATTTCTTTTGAGTTCCCTCCCTTGAATGTTGGCGGCGTTTTCCGCCCCATGAAGTTTGCGAAATATCTTCCGGATTATGGTATCAGGCCACATGTGTATGCACTTGACCCATCAGATTATCCCAAGATATTCAGTAAAGTGAATGTTGATGAGTCAATGCTGCATGACCTCAATAAGGTTGACCTGGTTATTAACAAAGTAAAAATTGATCCACTATCCAAATTGGATACCTCTAAGTTCAAAAAATTTGTACGAATTTATTTTAGCTTGTACCGGGGTAGTGAATATTTACTTTGGAGAGATCACCTGATGCAGCAAATAAAGAAGGATGCTGCTACAAAAGACTTTAAGGCAGTGCTTGTTACTGCTCCACCTTTTGGGATGATCGCATTGGGTTACGAGATAGCTAAAAAGTTCAATATCCCGCTGATCCTCGACATGCGTGATGCATGGGCTTTGTGGAATACTTCGCCCTATGGCAGTTACCTGCATTATTTGGCTACCGTTAAAAAGGAAAAAAAATATTTTGAGTTTGCCAGCCGTGTTATAGCCACTTCTGACCAAACCATTGCTGATTGGCTGAACCTTCATCCCAGCCTTCCTGCCGGAAAATTCACCTGTATTACCAATGGGTATGACAGGGCTGCATTAGAAGTTGATTTTTCTCCATTTGAACTTCGGCCAATTAACGGCAACAGGATTTTTAAGATCGTGTATGTTGGCAGTTTTTATTATTCGCCCGCCGCTAGGAAAGAAATGCTTGAACCGGTATACAAGAAGAAAGGCCATAGAATATTTCAATACTATCCAAGAAAACAAGATTGGCTTTACCGAAGCCCTTATTTTTTCTTTAAAACAATTCAACGGGTTTTGGAATTGATGCCTGAATTACGACAAAAATTGCTGATCGAATTTGCGGGGAACCCACAAGCCTGGATGGATGAAATGATAAAGGAGGCCGGATTGACAGACATCGTTTCACAAATAGGGTTTGTGAGTCATAAAGAATCACTGGCACTACAAAAAAATGCAGATGCGTTATTAATCACTTCTGCAAAAGTTGAAGGAGGCAGGGATTGTTTTATTGCAGGGAAAACATTCGAATATCTTACCATGAACAAACCAATTTTAGCATTTGTCTCAGAGGGCTCACAAAAGGACATCCTGGTTCAGTCTGGCTTGTCTGTAATGTTTAATCCCGACGATATTGAGCATTCTGCAAAGACGTTTATATCACTTTTATCTGAAGGCCACCATTTTATACCAGATAGTCAATTCCTTAATAGGTTTGATAGGAATCACTTAACCCAGGAGTTGTCGGAAGTAATTAAGGATTCAATAATTGAACACCAAGCGGTTCTGTAGGGGATGAAAATTCTTTTTATCACAACATCTAACCTGGCTACAAACCCCAGGTTATTAAAGGAGGTCAGGCTGGCAATTGACAAGGGATTTACAGTAACTGTCATTTGCTTCTCTTTCAATAACTGGAGTAAGCAGATCAATGATGAATTGATCAGTGAACTTTCGGGTAAAGCCGATATTCACACAATTTCAATGCGGTCTGCATCATCCTTTTCCTGGATCAATGCTTCAATAATCGAACGGACAGGCAGAATATTTGGAAAGCTGCATAGTAGTCCAAGGCTGGCTGCCATTTCAAACAAGAGAAGCCTTTTGCTCTTGCAGGCCCTGAATTATTTCCATAAACATACCTTCGATTTTGTTGTAGCGC comes from Flavihumibacter fluvii and encodes:
- a CDS encoding glycosyltransferase family 2 protein, producing the protein MSAELKKDILISIVIPVKNGDKWIEKCIQGIIDQTLFPKSEIIVLDSGSTDSTLAILANYPVQVIHIPPNEFNHGLTRNHGVQVAKGKFVVMTVQDANPVDNRWLEKLLECFEDEAVAGVCGQQIVPHDIDKNPVDWYLPVSEPAIKIFNFSKEEFDLFSPDQKAAICSWDNVNAMYRRISLLQIPFRNSLFGEDAIWALDAIQMGKTIVYQPSARVFHYHNENRDFVFKRHFTTNYFRYIYFGVIPAKPKLTLRRRISIIKIIFFRTKNISLRNRCLWWKYNIERFKGKSDAYKIFIESIKISKEELDAVHEKYCGIPPLAPKSK
- a CDS encoding acyltransferase, producing MNRIKFFLNHPTQFFAVVLAIFFPRFRFFRETNEYSDKITFNVWFIQKVLGFNRNAYWPMHHSSRVVGVENIVIGIDTNPGFHPGCYIQGTGKLVIGDYSRIGANTGLLSGNHSVYDHKIYEAKETIIGKYCWIGMNSVILPGVVLGDYTKVAAGSVVTKSFPAGYCIIGGNPAKIIKELDPDKVVSHKYKSEYVGYIPKNKFDSFRKKHLNS
- a CDS encoding glycosyltransferase family 2 protein, which encodes MNAPPLVSVLMTSYNREKYITNAIQSVLDSDFTDYELIIVDDISKDNTFAIAKEFEKVDSRVKVFQNAKNLGDYPNRNCAASYAKGKYLKYVDADDLIYPWGLGLLVKMMELFPNAGYGLCSLKQDDNRIYPFELSPSEAYKYNYKGSGIFNKAPLSSIILREAYLKVGGFREIRMAGDFDMWHRLSQIYPVVLMPQGIVWYRKHSEQEMNSHKNYVQVYEGLKIGYLKSDLCPLDKEFISQILKKNKRHIQRKLALDLIKLRWSDFSIGVKKLKQY
- a CDS encoding glycosyltransferase, with product MPSNISGTQDIIFISFEFPPLNVGGVFRPMKFAKYLPDYGIRPHVYALDPSDYPKIFSKVNVDESMLHDLNKVDLVINKVKIDPLSKLDTSKFKKFVRIYFSLYRGSEYLLWRDHLMQQIKKDAATKDFKAVLVTAPPFGMIALGYEIAKKFNIPLILDMRDAWALWNTSPYGSYLHYLATVKKEKKYFEFASRVIATSDQTIADWLNLHPSLPAGKFTCITNGYDRAALEVDFSPFELRPINGNRIFKIVYVGSFYYSPAARKEMLEPVYKKKGHRIFQYYPRKQDWLYRSPYFFFKTIQRVLELMPELRQKLLIEFAGNPQAWMDEMIKEAGLTDIVSQIGFVSHKESLALQKNADALLITSAKVEGGRDCFIAGKTFEYLTMNKPILAFVSEGSQKDILVQSGLSVMFNPDDIEHSAKTFISLLSEGHHFIPDSQFLNRFDRNHLTQELSEVIKDSIIEHQAVL